In the genome of Telluria beijingensis, one region contains:
- a CDS encoding mobilome CxxCx(11)CxxC protein, protein MTLDEFKKACDEHMFWCYGTSSIFQRRERKLKSRREWITYLGIIGPVVIGSVVGAFGKDWKIADVEILPILVVMASAVGIGQIVLSMWALVARWDEAYGSAQESVRANTALYNRFKHLRDFMTQDFEEALREPREENTRQETQDLKQSISEKEKRYAYHESMRYLGLPCRVCRVVPTGKASKCNSCGNW, encoded by the coding sequence ATGACTCTGGACGAATTCAAAAAAGCGTGTGACGAACACATGTTTTGGTGTTATGGCACCAGCTCGATATTTCAGCGACGAGAACGTAAGCTAAAATCACGCCGTGAATGGATTACTTATTTAGGAATCATCGGCCCGGTTGTCATCGGGAGTGTCGTCGGCGCTTTCGGCAAGGACTGGAAAATTGCGGACGTTGAAATTCTTCCGATTCTAGTTGTGATGGCAAGCGCGGTCGGCATCGGGCAGATAGTGCTATCTATGTGGGCCCTCGTTGCCCGCTGGGACGAAGCTTACGGCTCGGCCCAAGAGTCCGTGCGAGCAAACACTGCACTCTATAACCGCTTCAAGCACTTACGCGATTTTATGACCCAAGATTTTGAGGAGGCACTACGAGAGCCGCGGGAGGAAAATACTCGACAAGAGACGCAAGATTTGAAGCAGTCGATTAGCGAGAAGGAAAAACGCTACGCTTACCATGAATCGATGCGGTATCTTGGGTTGCCGTGTCGCGTATGTCGAGTAGTACCAACAGGAAAGGCTTCAAAATGCAATTCGTGTGGAAACTGGTAG
- a CDS encoding SIR2 family protein, with translation MSNATNNGYRVGAQSEWFDKLPDGKDLDAMVLRVRKIIEPWLTAVFQAEHLNLLLGSGFTTAIGYLCDATATGMGTRPLGTRFDEKIDSFAASGAAKMGRGAPNIEDQFRTAFALLEGLNIGGKFEDINSLKTALDSRMSEFLSSLFSTERGIASSEETKWRGAVTALQSFLLSFASRAASRERLHIFTTNYDRLIEYGCDLAGIRVIDRFVGALEPAFRSSRLDCDYHYNPPGIRGEPRFMEGVIRLTKLHGSLDWAMDNRTGNIVRRGIPFGPADHSPYIPNSPVDTVMIYPNATKDVETTAYPYAELFRDMAAALCRPNSVLVLYGYGFGDDHLNRVLLDMLVIPSTHIVVISYSMDARLTAFLHRAGREAQITLLIGPHFADLTKLTEEYLPKPAIDHISSRMSELLRNRSYSRADESPVTREESLTEGEA, from the coding sequence ATGAGTAACGCGACAAATAATGGATACCGAGTTGGCGCGCAGTCGGAATGGTTCGATAAATTGCCTGATGGCAAAGATTTGGACGCGATGGTTCTCCGAGTCAGAAAGATTATCGAGCCATGGCTTACCGCCGTCTTCCAAGCTGAACACTTAAATTTGTTGCTGGGAAGCGGCTTCACCACTGCAATAGGATATTTGTGTGACGCAACGGCGACAGGCATGGGGACCCGACCGCTCGGAACACGATTTGATGAGAAGATTGACTCTTTTGCTGCCAGTGGTGCAGCCAAAATGGGCCGTGGCGCGCCGAACATAGAGGACCAGTTCCGGACTGCTTTTGCCTTGTTAGAGGGTTTGAATATTGGCGGGAAGTTTGAAGACATCAATTCTCTCAAGACCGCCTTGGACTCACGAATGAGCGAGTTTCTTTCGTCGTTATTTTCGACGGAACGAGGTATCGCAAGCTCAGAAGAAACGAAATGGAGAGGTGCCGTCACAGCCTTACAGTCCTTCTTGCTCAGCTTTGCCAGCAGAGCCGCTTCTCGTGAGCGCTTACACATTTTTACTACGAATTATGACCGACTAATCGAATATGGCTGCGACTTAGCAGGTATACGAGTAATTGACAGATTCGTAGGAGCACTTGAACCAGCATTCAGGTCATCCCGACTAGACTGTGATTACCACTACAATCCTCCAGGGATACGAGGCGAACCGCGATTCATGGAAGGCGTAATTAGGCTGACCAAGCTTCATGGCTCTTTAGACTGGGCAATGGACAACAGGACCGGCAATATCGTCCGGAGAGGCATTCCGTTCGGCCCAGCAGACCATAGTCCGTACATCCCAAACAGCCCAGTGGATACTGTGATGATATATCCAAACGCCACAAAGGATGTTGAGACAACCGCTTACCCTTACGCTGAACTCTTCCGTGACATGGCTGCGGCACTTTGTCGTCCTAACTCTGTCTTAGTTCTGTATGGGTATGGCTTCGGTGACGACCACTTAAATCGAGTCTTGCTCGACATGTTGGTTATTCCTTCAACTCATATCGTAGTTATTAGTTACTCAATGGATGCACGCTTGACTGCGTTTCTCCATAGAGCTGGGCGTGAAGCTCAGATAACTCTTTTGATTGGCCCACACTTTGCCGACTTAACGAAACTAACCGAAGAGTATCTACCAAAGCCAGCCATTGACCATATTAGCTCGCGCATGTCAGAGCTTTTACGAAATAGGTCTTACTCTCGTGCAGACGAGTCACCGGTCACGCGAGAAGAATCCTTGACAGAAGGAGAAGCTTAA
- a CDS encoding tyrosine-type recombinase/integrase: MTYVKTVDGSSLPLSYYGDMVWDYTPYFPHAARGKWDKEIQWQKTPPEWIESLKGAISAFTYRKPPGGVQLDPATIPKRSITLNAFAKWCSASGIQRFQDVRAFDIARYLQKLRDDGVVDRTLAAHISILRRVHEMRAFLADSLNAEAAAALRFDQVGALWEPGAAEERRTELIPLRDAARLFSAALAHLNMAEDILCLRDDLDADWRVASTRVSRHHWGDTFKKPRVRQAGFKDAHEFESALADLRTAAYIVLAQSTGCRVHELGDIRVGSVYSEVIDGETYWWLKSATRKIGDGPERWLAPEIAQKAVTILERLSEPLRQGVADELAVVEDEYLAAESEIGRARLAARILELKRNSTRLFLSESSRGAVSTDTKAHNKQLQAFARRKGIHFESPLSTHRFRRTYAVIVVHLNKGPRIDLVTLQHHYKHASVLMTEWYAALPETDKELYELIENETNYFDLALVDHWMEEATPLAGGLGKRIKAYPGRHHQPMFFKSRRAFVESIREGLNIRSTGHSWCLADARDCGGHGLFEAPRCGDCANGVIDDQFSDVWRNIRAQHIELIEMPDIGPGGQEKAKKSLAVADAVLAQLIPNESI; this comes from the coding sequence ATGACCTATGTGAAGACGGTCGATGGCTCATCCTTGCCCCTGTCGTACTACGGCGATATGGTTTGGGACTACACGCCATACTTTCCGCATGCTGCCCGAGGAAAATGGGACAAGGAGATTCAATGGCAAAAGACTCCGCCAGAGTGGATAGAGTCTCTGAAGGGAGCGATTTCTGCCTTTACCTATCGCAAACCACCAGGTGGGGTTCAATTGGACCCAGCGACCATTCCCAAGCGGTCCATTACGTTAAACGCATTCGCTAAGTGGTGTAGCGCGTCTGGCATTCAGCGGTTCCAAGATGTGCGAGCGTTTGACATAGCTCGCTACCTTCAGAAGTTGCGCGATGATGGTGTCGTCGACCGCACTCTGGCCGCGCATATTTCCATCCTGAGGCGCGTGCATGAAATGCGAGCATTTTTGGCCGACAGTCTTAATGCTGAGGCCGCAGCCGCACTGCGTTTCGACCAGGTCGGTGCTCTCTGGGAGCCCGGTGCGGCTGAAGAGAGGCGTACGGAACTCATTCCTTTACGGGACGCTGCACGACTGTTCAGCGCAGCGCTAGCGCATTTAAACATGGCCGAAGACATACTTTGCCTCCGGGACGACCTCGATGCTGACTGGCGCGTCGCCAGCACGCGTGTCAGCCGCCACCACTGGGGCGACACCTTTAAGAAGCCACGGGTCCGACAAGCTGGCTTCAAAGACGCTCACGAGTTTGAATCGGCGTTAGCCGACCTTCGTACGGCCGCTTACATTGTGCTCGCACAGTCTACCGGCTGCCGAGTACATGAGCTGGGTGACATCCGAGTTGGCTCTGTCTATTCAGAAGTCATTGATGGCGAGACGTATTGGTGGCTTAAATCTGCAACCCGAAAGATTGGTGATGGACCCGAGCGATGGCTGGCGCCCGAGATTGCGCAAAAGGCAGTAACGATACTTGAACGGCTCTCCGAGCCGTTGAGGCAGGGAGTAGCAGATGAACTGGCCGTAGTTGAGGATGAGTATCTGGCGGCTGAATCGGAAATTGGACGTGCCCGGCTGGCGGCTCGCATCTTGGAGCTCAAGAGGAACTCAACCCGCCTATTTTTGAGCGAATCGTCGAGAGGTGCGGTATCCACCGATACCAAAGCCCATAACAAGCAGCTTCAGGCGTTTGCTCGGAGGAAGGGAATACATTTTGAGTCGCCTCTCTCGACTCATCGATTTCGAAGGACCTATGCGGTAATCGTGGTTCACCTGAACAAAGGTCCACGTATCGACTTGGTTACACTGCAGCACCACTACAAACATGCATCGGTGTTGATGACTGAGTGGTACGCGGCTCTGCCGGAAACAGATAAGGAGCTGTACGAGCTCATTGAAAACGAAACGAACTACTTCGACCTGGCCTTGGTAGACCACTGGATGGAGGAGGCGACACCGCTGGCTGGAGGCCTCGGAAAACGCATCAAGGCCTACCCAGGGCGTCACCACCAGCCGATGTTCTTTAAGAGCCGTCGTGCTTTCGTAGAGAGTATACGCGAGGGACTGAATATTCGGAGTACCGGCCATAGCTGGTGTTTGGCTGACGCACGAGACTGCGGCGGGCATGGGTTGTTTGAAGCACCAAGATGTGGCGACTGTGCTAACGGTGTAATTGATGACCAGTTCTCGGACGTCTGGCGGAACATCAGGGCACAGCATATCGAACTTATCGAAATGCCGGATATTGGTCCAGGCGGGCAAGAAAAAGCCAAGAAGAGCCTTGCTGTTGCCGACGCCGTCCTAGCACAACTAATTCCAAATGAGAGTATTTAA
- a CDS encoding ATP-binding protein, which translates to MSSATERAAGLVVGTVESVAADEIYVLLTPEAPQTTALNTGVPTIFPRLNGYVLLPNECGATVGFISWIGIDRGIHVKGRRESDLGLVDLPHPIRRMKISPLGTLATERNASNGEVQYCLRRGVSSFPSVGDQVLIPTSQQIGAIVGVSEPGRSVKIGTSPAGACDILVDPNKLFGRHLAVLGNTGSGKSCTVAGLIHWSLEAARKSQSNSGSNNANARFLLLDPNGEYAKAFEGSENARVFRPGASVNALEVPAWFWNSHEWAAVSQAQPGTQRPLLNKALRNLRAGRSQREEVDTTISRQLHLYSSRVNAYISDSSGKSYAAFPGSQEAAHCLRSLRDVMRSLANRLDEGPEQDSLVSLAEAANAVFARRTRPGRAEGEFYVNGLNVLDFEELQILCNEALQHFPTIEHSITSGEDDPVPFDVSSFADYIDDLAADGAGNTNLSSFIAYLTLRIRSLTSNRILGPVIQARPETTLCDWLNEYLGADEAATGEVAIIDLSLVPSDATHIVVAVLARMTFEALQRYRKTHPEGKTLPTVMVLEEAHNFIKRGKGDEDGVAAPARLCREAFEKIAREGRKFGLGLVLSSQRPSELSPTILAQCNTFLLHRIVNDSDQELVSRLVPDNVGALLRELPSLPSRQAILLGWATPVPVLVEISELSEAQRPWSDDPDFWEVWSGEVTRQVDWDVVARDWIS; encoded by the coding sequence ATGTCGAGCGCAACGGAACGGGCTGCAGGCCTAGTAGTGGGAACAGTGGAGTCTGTTGCTGCCGACGAGATTTATGTATTACTCACTCCTGAGGCGCCTCAAACGACAGCACTTAACACGGGAGTACCCACAATATTTCCTCGCCTGAACGGTTACGTCTTGTTGCCTAATGAATGTGGCGCCACAGTCGGCTTTATATCTTGGATTGGTATCGACCGAGGAATTCATGTTAAGGGACGTCGAGAAAGCGACTTAGGACTCGTTGACTTGCCCCATCCCATAAGGCGAATGAAGATTAGCCCACTTGGTACATTAGCAACTGAGCGAAATGCAAGTAACGGTGAAGTTCAGTATTGCTTGCGCAGAGGTGTCTCCTCGTTTCCGTCAGTCGGTGACCAAGTTCTAATACCAACTTCGCAACAAATCGGCGCAATTGTCGGTGTGAGCGAGCCAGGCAGAAGTGTAAAGATAGGGACGTCGCCAGCTGGGGCATGTGACATTCTTGTCGACCCGAACAAACTATTTGGCCGTCACTTAGCAGTCCTCGGTAACACCGGTAGCGGCAAGTCGTGCACCGTTGCAGGTCTAATCCATTGGTCACTAGAAGCTGCTCGCAAGAGTCAAAGCAACAGCGGTAGCAATAATGCGAATGCGCGTTTTCTATTGCTAGACCCAAATGGTGAGTACGCAAAAGCTTTTGAAGGCAGCGAAAATGCACGAGTATTCCGACCTGGAGCTTCCGTTAATGCACTTGAGGTTCCAGCGTGGTTTTGGAACAGTCATGAGTGGGCTGCAGTGTCACAAGCCCAACCTGGCACCCAACGTCCTCTGTTAAACAAAGCCCTCAGAAATCTCAGGGCAGGCCGGAGTCAACGAGAAGAGGTTGATACCACAATATCCCGCCAATTGCATCTCTATTCTTCGAGAGTCAATGCTTACATTTCCGACTCGTCCGGTAAGTCTTATGCAGCTTTTCCAGGCAGCCAAGAAGCTGCGCACTGCTTAAGAAGTCTGCGGGACGTTATGAGAAGTTTAGCGAATCGATTAGACGAAGGACCAGAGCAGGACAGTCTTGTCTCACTAGCTGAAGCAGCTAACGCAGTTTTTGCGCGAAGAACAAGACCTGGTCGCGCTGAAGGAGAATTCTACGTCAACGGCTTGAATGTGCTCGACTTTGAGGAGCTTCAGATACTTTGCAATGAAGCGCTCCAACACTTTCCGACTATCGAACACTCGATAACGTCCGGCGAGGATGACCCGGTGCCATTTGACGTGAGCTCATTTGCGGATTATATAGACGATTTAGCTGCGGATGGCGCTGGGAACACAAACCTAAGCTCTTTCATTGCGTATCTAACTCTTCGAATTCGTTCGCTAACGAGCAATAGAATTCTTGGCCCAGTGATTCAGGCTCGACCGGAAACTACATTGTGCGACTGGTTGAACGAATACTTGGGAGCTGATGAGGCGGCTACAGGAGAGGTGGCCATTATTGACCTTTCGCTAGTCCCATCGGACGCAACTCATATCGTTGTGGCCGTACTCGCGCGAATGACTTTTGAAGCGCTTCAGCGGTACCGCAAAACCCACCCGGAAGGGAAGACGTTGCCCACAGTAATGGTGCTTGAGGAAGCTCATAACTTTATTAAGCGAGGAAAGGGAGACGAGGACGGCGTTGCAGCGCCGGCTCGGCTGTGTAGGGAAGCCTTCGAAAAGATTGCGCGAGAAGGAAGAAAGTTCGGGCTTGGCCTCGTTTTGTCTTCGCAACGCCCGTCAGAGCTATCACCAACCATCTTGGCTCAGTGCAATACTTTCTTACTCCATCGGATTGTTAATGACAGCGACCAAGAACTTGTGAGCCGACTAGTGCCGGACAACGTAGGGGCTCTCCTCAGAGAGTTGCCAAGCCTGCCTTCTCGCCAAGCTATATTGCTTGGTTGGGCTACGCCGGTCCCGGTATTGGTTGAGATTAGCGAATTATCAGAAGCACAACGCCCATGGTCGGACGACCCAGATTTTTGGGAGGTCTGGTCTGGAGAGGTAACCCGGCAGGTCGATTGGGACGTCGTCGCTCGCGACTGGATATCTTAG
- a CDS encoding HAD hydrolase-like protein, with protein sequence MPSLRMNYRLAIFDFDGTLADSWPFFLSVFNDIADQHGFRRVDAEQAERLRHYGPRDVMRHVGMPAWKLPFASRSFIDRMRAVTCTGRIPLFDGIGPTLHELDRAGLRLAVVSSNAEENVRAVLGPELAALMGQYECGMSIFGKAARIRKVVRLAGTPPSQALYVGDQTMDADAARRAGIGFGAVSWGYAPIEILRQEAPEHEFGAPNDLLSLARP encoded by the coding sequence TTGCCCTCTCTTCGCATGAACTACCGCCTGGCGATCTTCGACTTCGACGGCACGCTGGCCGATTCCTGGCCCTTCTTCCTGAGCGTGTTCAACGACATCGCCGACCAGCATGGCTTCCGGCGGGTCGACGCCGAACAGGCCGAGCGGCTGCGCCACTACGGTCCGCGCGACGTCATGCGCCACGTCGGCATGCCGGCCTGGAAGCTGCCGTTCGCCTCGCGCTCCTTCATCGATCGCATGCGCGCCGTCACCTGTACCGGCCGCATCCCGCTGTTCGACGGCATCGGTCCGACCCTGCACGAACTCGACCGGGCCGGCCTGCGGCTGGCGGTGGTCTCGTCGAATGCCGAGGAAAACGTGCGCGCCGTGCTCGGGCCCGAGCTGGCGGCGCTGATGGGGCAGTACGAATGCGGCATGTCGATCTTCGGCAAGGCCGCGCGCATTCGCAAGGTGGTGCGGCTGGCAGGCACGCCGCCATCGCAGGCGCTGTACGTGGGCGACCAGACCATGGATGCCGATGCCGCACGGCGCGCCGGCATCGGTTTTGGTGCGGTCAGCTGGGGCTATGCCCCGATCGAGATACTGCGCCAGGAGGCGCCGGAGCACGAGTTCGGCGCACCAAACGACCTGCTGTCACTGGCGCGGCCGTGA
- a CDS encoding HNH endonuclease, protein MKYLGVPKYDDFDIIRRLSKKDNLASYPLLEKSLKSIESEYTHYKNVAGDGTKLNQPLALANALKEGLKADYGRKLKDLSYIAEIRSELSPDVCPMCGSFAFGQVDHLIPKTLYPEFSLFSHNLVPACGCNQSKSSSYMNASGARIFHPYYDKELQKRISYIAFSGDVSAPSVEVELARDFMTNESAKFHVQSIIRKTNILNWAGAEWAKIVGRPRKTVFSRLTIPVSARDFTDFLQGLFLEFDDEYGTPNNWKSMFYYGLALADRFHAPIRKNLNSSGVDI, encoded by the coding sequence ATGAAATATTTGGGCGTTCCTAAATACGATGATTTTGATATTATACGCAGGCTTTCGAAGAAGGATAACCTCGCCAGTTACCCATTGTTGGAGAAGAGCTTAAAATCTATCGAAAGCGAATATACACATTACAAGAACGTCGCCGGAGATGGAACAAAATTAAATCAGCCTCTGGCTTTAGCGAACGCTTTAAAGGAAGGCTTAAAAGCTGACTATGGAAGGAAGTTGAAGGATTTATCTTATATCGCAGAGATAAGGTCAGAGCTATCGCCAGACGTCTGTCCAATGTGTGGGAGCTTTGCGTTTGGCCAAGTTGACCACCTCATTCCGAAGACCCTCTATCCGGAGTTTTCCTTATTTTCGCACAACTTGGTGCCGGCATGTGGATGTAACCAGTCGAAATCTTCTTCATATATGAATGCCAGTGGTGCGAGGATATTTCATCCATACTATGATAAGGAACTGCAGAAGCGAATCTCATACATTGCATTTTCAGGCGACGTTAGCGCTCCTAGTGTTGAGGTCGAGCTGGCGAGAGATTTTATGACAAATGAGAGCGCAAAGTTTCACGTTCAATCCATCATTCGTAAGACAAATATTTTAAATTGGGCGGGCGCAGAGTGGGCAAAAATTGTTGGAAGGCCCCGCAAAACCGTGTTTTCCAGACTGACTATTCCGGTCAGCGCACGTGATTTTACAGACTTTTTGCAAGGTCTTTTCTTGGAATTCGATGATGAGTATGGCACCCCAAATAATTGGAAGTCTATGTTTTATTATGGATTAGCATTAGCAGATAGATTTCACGCCCCCATTAGGAAAAATTTAAACTCCAGCGGAGTAGATATATAG
- a CDS encoding AAA family ATPase encodes MFNLIKPHVYFAVDKATAPRMKPGAIVIWVPQDEWNDFGHQTLFEYSIQQVNTEYSWRKFRLAFLEDENNQDSEYTVVLSRFKNSKKEILSADEFPRFFSMQSEAHAYREIAEEWGTENCRLILSALNDVVMAERTENQPEWLEAALKSSAFNLSFLRLPQGFFTYTEGYNWFLGDVSQYAQSPPTCLNLHFHLDGFPNQHDFKFLFDENSLLPKRMAAIIGKNGVGKSRTLNELTHAALEQKPNLTDASGRYPQISKVIAVCTPGETEATFPRAVHGNSSIQYVRLSAIPGQRMGGHNETLPLVLQKLAREDARDNSYRWEIFKRSVQIIMDFDDLVVVSSKSSFDNGGSKEEIPDGVRLINLNRGNEMRRLDNARRLDRNGTLARNVNGRYVPLSSGQLSFVRLAAQLCLHMSSGTIVLIDEPETHLHPRLVTEFVQMLNSILEVTNSVAIVATHSAYFVREIPTSQVHIITVAPNGAVQVGTPRLKTFGSDVGAISDFIFEDDAISRLIQDVDLRISESDFLDQNWERQLASELSTEAVMYLKRSQKNRKNGGK; translated from the coding sequence ATGTTTAACTTAATAAAGCCTCATGTTTATTTTGCGGTCGACAAGGCGACCGCCCCGCGCATGAAGCCTGGGGCTATCGTAATATGGGTTCCGCAGGATGAGTGGAATGATTTTGGCCACCAAACTCTATTTGAATATTCAATCCAACAGGTGAATACGGAATATTCATGGCGAAAATTCAGATTGGCATTTCTTGAGGATGAAAATAATCAAGATTCTGAATATACTGTAGTCTTGTCACGATTTAAAAATTCCAAAAAGGAAATTCTCTCTGCGGACGAGTTTCCCAGGTTTTTTTCAATGCAGTCTGAAGCACATGCATATCGAGAAATTGCTGAAGAGTGGGGAACTGAAAACTGCAGACTAATTTTATCTGCACTGAACGATGTAGTTATGGCGGAGCGCACCGAAAACCAGCCGGAATGGCTTGAGGCAGCGCTCAAGTCAAGCGCATTTAATTTGTCATTTCTACGTCTTCCACAGGGATTCTTTACATATACTGAGGGCTACAATTGGTTTCTCGGAGATGTGTCGCAGTACGCACAATCACCGCCAACATGCTTAAATTTGCATTTTCACTTAGATGGATTTCCCAATCAGCATGATTTCAAGTTTCTTTTCGACGAAAACAGCCTCCTTCCCAAACGGATGGCCGCCATAATTGGGAAAAATGGAGTCGGAAAAAGTAGAACTCTCAATGAATTAACTCACGCTGCTTTGGAGCAAAAACCTAATTTAACCGACGCATCGGGACGTTATCCTCAGATTTCAAAGGTTATTGCAGTTTGCACGCCAGGGGAGACCGAAGCGACTTTCCCGCGTGCCGTTCATGGAAACTCTTCAATTCAATATGTTAGACTGTCAGCAATTCCTGGGCAGAGGATGGGTGGGCATAACGAGACACTGCCATTAGTTCTGCAAAAACTAGCGCGGGAAGATGCTCGCGACAACAGCTATCGATGGGAAATATTCAAACGCTCCGTTCAGATTATAATGGATTTTGATGACCTAGTAGTTGTTTCATCGAAGTCGTCTTTCGATAACGGAGGCTCTAAAGAAGAAATTCCTGATGGAGTACGTCTCATCAATCTTAATCGAGGTAACGAAATGCGCCGCCTTGATAACGCGCGCAGATTGGACAGAAACGGGACGCTCGCTAGAAATGTTAATGGGAGATACGTACCGCTCAGTAGTGGTCAGCTTTCGTTCGTAAGACTGGCCGCTCAGCTGTGCCTACACATGAGCTCGGGTACTATTGTTCTAATAGATGAGCCTGAAACGCATCTTCATCCGCGTCTAGTGACTGAATTTGTGCAGATGTTGAATAGTATTCTAGAGGTCACTAATTCAGTCGCGATTGTCGCAACCCATTCAGCGTATTTTGTACGCGAGATACCTACGTCGCAAGTTCACATCATTACTGTCGCACCTAACGGCGCAGTTCAGGTTGGGACCCCCCGCCTTAAAACTTTTGGCTCTGATGTAGGCGCAATTTCTGATTTTATCTTTGAAGACGATGCTATAAGTAGGTTAATTCAAGATGTTGATTTGCGGATATCGGAAAGTGATTTTCTAGACCAAAATTGGGAAAGACAGCTGGCAAGTGAATTGTCTACTGAAGCTGTAATGTATCTTAAGAGGTCGCAAAAAAATAGGAAAAACGGTGGCAAATGA